In Carassius auratus strain Wakin chromosome 37, ASM336829v1, whole genome shotgun sequence, the DNA window GCAGACCAGAGGCTAACCAGCAACACGACGAGAGTCGGCATTGGTGGAGGGTCGACTGCAACACTGTCAGATTACCTCATGTCTCAATCGACattgagaaaacattacagtacaaagcacataatattacaataataacaccTTCCATTCTCGCTCGGTCTGTAGTGGCATAATGGAATGCACTGATGATGCATTATGTTGGAGCAAAAAGTGGCATTGGGGTTACATACATACGTTGCCAGAGAGGTATGATAGCCCTTGAACCAACGCATATGACTAGATAAAAATTTTATGCTCCTACACTTTtagaaatacatataaaaacagTTAGACCACTTGACTTAGTGATAGCCATCGGGATACAAAGAGATTTTCAAACAGcataacatatacatacatatatatatacatatatatatatatatatatatatatatataaaaacacacacacacacacacagtacatactgtatacatatgAAGTTGAGACATTTGGACATTCAGCTCAACGGACTCCACTGGAAGTAAACAACCTACTTGCTGCCAATTTTGAATGGCTGCCAATGGAAAAAACACACTTTCTGTTGAGAGAAAGTTATAGTTACAGCATGACACTTAGTGAAAAAGGCTTAATCGAGTCCACCTCACTGTCTCTTTCCTAAGGTGGTGCGTGGACCTTGTGTAGGTTGAAGGCCAGCATCAGAACGGCAGCTAATGTTCATTGATTCTCGTTCTAGCTCAGCTGCGGGGACCTCTGCACCCTGTCTGTTCCCACATCAGCTCCACTGTTTACAAGAAATGACGGCATGACAAGGCTTTATCTAATAAGCCAGACTTCTCAACAGGAGCCTGAAATTGAATTCCACTGACGAGGCTTAGGTTTGTCAAGCTTCTATTTTTCTCCAGACGTCACTATTTTATTCTGTCCCTTCAGGTCGGGGGCTTTTAAAGTGTATGGGGATACTCAGTTAATGCCATGTGGACAACCAAATCAAATTTATTAtgaattcatgcatttttaaaccAAACTAAACATTCAACAACAGCCAGAAAAAAGTGGCCAAAGCATACCCCTGGTTTACAGAGAAAACATCATATGTGTCTGGCAGCCTCTGTGTCCTGAAGCGGTCCAGGAAGAGCTCTGAGGATATTCAATCAGAGGTGCTGGGAAACCTGCTCCACGCATTAAATTATGAGCTTTCCTGTTACACCCAATTTTTGGGAACTGGGCTGATCCACTTcagggcttaaaaaaaaaacaacaacaacaacaacaacagtgcaGATGAAAAACACTTACCTTTAGCATGAAATGTCCAGTTGGGGCGATGGTATTCATGCAAGTGGACACGACTCTGCTGACCCAGCTGATACACCTGAAACGGACAGGATGATGAGCGTTTAAGAAAAACTAACAATAGAAcgatgaacatttaaaaaaccaTTAAGGTTAAAAGACAGCACAAAAGCAACACTCCAACCCATTGCATATGTAGATGCAGCACCATCTGCAGAACAAGCAACAAAAAGACAAGACTAAAATATAGTTTTAAGTAAAATTTCTCTATAGAttcttcaacaacaaaaaaggagAATAAATATGGCCCTCCAAAAGTTTTCAGACTTGGGGATTGAGATGTCAAGTGTTAAAATCCTCCTCTCAGAGCTTTTCTCTTAAAAGGACattttcttccatgttttttactttaatttcacAACATGGCAACCATTCACACACGCTTTCTCTTAAATTATGGAAAAGTTCTGATGAGCTGGAAACATCAACAAACATGTAAGTTGGAGTTTAGCCATCTCCAATGAGATGTTCTGCTCAAATGAAAGAGTAACACAGCCAATCTGTTTTTCTTTAGATGCTCATTTGCGCACTTTACTGCGACTGAATTTTTCATCAAACCTTGACAAACTCTATTAAATCCAAAcatggattgttttttttgtgattgaGGATGTTGAATAAATGCACTTGGACAACCTCTGTGCCACATTACAaagtatttttgttgttgctgttttaatAAGTCGCACTAgactataaatcacatttatttagaaccaagagaaaacattaccgtttacagccaagagagggcgctctatgctgctcagtgtagactacaggagcactgagtatcatagagcgccctcttgtggctgtagacggtaatgttttcttttcgttcatgtcaaaataattttgataagacgcacctgactataagtcgcaggaccagccaaactatgaaaaaaagtgtgacttatagtccggaaaatacggtaatataaTTTGCAGTTAATATTGAGAATGGCACCATTTTCTTTTACATTACGCGGCATGactaaatgtgacaaaaaaagtttaactaaATCTAGACTAAGACTTCAAGTCAAACAAACCTTCACTAAACTAAACACAGGGCAGACTATTTCACTATACTattgtttaactgtatttttgatcaaataaatgcagctttcaaaaacattataaactttTAAAGTCTACTGTATGTCACAATAAATGCACTTGTCTGAATTTAATAATAcagaattaaatacttttttggacGCAAATTAATGAGAAATTTGGCATGGgtacaaaaacaacataataaaaacaaaatatgtaaaacggtaatacataaatatttttggaAGCCAATATACTATATGCAACAGTAAGTTCACAAATCAGAGGAATTATAGGCTAATGCACCAAATTGTAATGGTGCCTGGCaaccgtaaaaaaaaaacctagttaCATCTTGTCCACACTAGATGTGGGCGGCATGACTTGACAAAACTAAATAGCTCCTTTTATAAATAACAAAGCTATACACTGAAGTGTTCGTCTGTCAGTACAGGTATTTTACACATCATGCTGCCCAGCCCtgtgcaaaactgaaaaaaacaatgcACACCTTATTGTAAAACTGTCGGGCGAGGTGAACGTAGGCCTCAGGAATTGCTCCTGCTACACCTTTGGCTCCAAAAAAGCCATTAACCTCTGGGGAAGCCATGAGGATACGGTAGTCTGCTGCTGCACCCAGCACCAGCTGCATGTAGGTGCGTGTCAGGTTGAAGTAACCCGATGTCAGGTAGACGACTGAGTCTCCACCTGCCTCTATGAGCAGTCGTTGGGTTACTTGTTCATCCAGGTGAATGCCTAGAGGCTTCATTTGGACGAGTGGAAAGATCCAAGTGTCATTTGGCTCCGTTCTGTCCGAGTCTAGGACGTCCGAGCATTCTGCCTCCTGCATGCTCTGCTGGACACGGGCCGTGTTCACCACCTCCATGATCCGGCTCTGTGCCGATGCAGAAAACTCTGCTCTGCTACCTGTTAGAACACAAGACAGACCACATCTGATAACATCAACTCTGTTGAAACATTTTGGATACATCTGGGCTGTGTTCCAATTAACCTAGTCAGCTGCAAACATaggcagcatttaaaaaaaaaaaaattctaaaataaaaactacgTTTTGCCACATGACTTGTGTCTTTTATAGAGAAGATAATCCCATTagtggtgagaaaaaaaaaagcaaaacgtACAAAATGTTAAATGATGATTATAACCATATTTCCTTTACTGCTgagaaatattgataaataaattgataaagtTAAATTTTACTATTTTATCTGACATTTGTGtgtattacagtatatttttgCTAGTTAAAAGGTTTGGgtagattttaatgtatttggaAAAAAGTCTCCAATGTTCACcaagactgaatttatttgatccaaaattcagttaaaacagtaatagtgtGAAACAGTactatgattaaaaaatatatatagatttcaatatatatttaaaaaatgtagttcATCCCTGTGGTGGCagagctgaatgttcagcatcatcactccagtcctcagtataactttttatcattatcattaacaATTATCAATGATAACTGTGagacattttttcaggattttttgatttGATGAGCAAAATGTTCAAAAGTacagcctttatttgaaatgtacatttttgtgactacaaatgttttttactgtcacttctaaCTTAATGCGTATTCATTttttcctaaaaaaacaaaaacaaaaactgaccccaaaacttttgaactgtgTAAATACTACTGTATtagcttatacatttttttttaaataagtaacttAAGAAGTTCTAGTTCAGTTAGCATAGCAGCATAACTCGTTAGGTTTTGAAAAGGTGCTTTGAAACGTGTCAGTCAAGTTGAAATACCTGAGAGTAATGATAAACAGAATGATTCTAAGAAACTGATCTTAACAGGGTGCTTACGTTCACACTTATTTGAACGGGTATGCAAGCAAAACGACCATTCCGTTCTATCAATCCATTCTATCAGGTATTTGCTCATGTGAGATCCTGCAAATGCATGATCAAAACCTCAGAGACACGGGTCAATAACTGCTGACCGTCTGGAAAGGCGCTCTGTCAAACCCTGGCGCCTCTGCTAGACATAATGTGCCACGGTGAGTCATAGCAAGAGAGATAATCTGTAAATAATGAATTAGCTTCAGGGCAGAACACTGCATGTTGGTAATGTATGGCAGAAGCCTGCTGCTCCATGGTGTCTGTGCTTATTTGGTTAAGACAGAAAATGTGCAGCAAGGCCGCACAGAATATTCTGTTTGTTAAATGCAGAGAGCAAGAAAAAAGTGAAAGCCTCCCCAAATATGTGTGGCCGGCGGAGAACAAATATACGGCACTTTGAAGCAGGATAGGGGCTTTCCCCACAGACGCAAAGCCAGCCACCCCAAGCCTCAGAGGTCCAAACACATCCAGTTAACAGGGCCACGAAGTTCACTGGCTCTTACCGACAGACAGTGGGATTCAATTACTGGAGATACAGGGGCAGGTCCGAACTGCCGACTCAGCGGATAAAGCTGCTCAATGGACCAGCGCTCTAGTAACTCTTACTGGAAGGTGATGCTTTTGCTTTGCACATATACTGTCGCTGATGAGTTGCATAAAGAAATCTCACCCTGATTCAAATGCATGTGCTTTTCATTCTGATATTTTCCTCCTTTTACCGTCATGCATCACTATTCTCGCTGTTGGCTATCAGTCCATCATTTCCCGTTGACCTCATTGTCTTGACGGAATGTATAGAGGTCCAAATAGCTCCTTCCCGAACCCATCATCCTCCTGCATCTCTCCTTTCCTACCCTCCCAGCACAGATCACTTACCACCAGCAAGGTGACATCATTGCACTATTTCTGGGATCTGTGACAAACTGTGGCCCCGCTCCACCACCACGATTATGTCATTGAACGATGCTGGGTTATGGATATGGACCAAAGATGAATGAGCATCATCACTCATTCACTCGTTTCGTGTTCATCGCTGAGCCTGGGGAACGTAAGACACACCGACTTACGGCTGAAGCTCAGCCTCACAGAGACCTGAGGCTAGCGAGCAGGCTCAGAGCTTCCTGTTACTCAATCTGTTATCACGATGCTGGTATTACAAGGAAATGAGTGACTTACCATCATTACCTCGGATTCATGTATGTCAGAGTGGGCGGAAACCACAAGTGTCACTCGTTTCTCTTATCGGGACTACTTTCGTTGCAAAAAAAAAGCTGAAGTTGTTTGATCACTTGCACTTAGACCGTTTAGCTGCACCTAAACAAGGATGCTCTTAATAAATAATAGATATTCAATCCATCCAAATCCAGTCAGCAAGGCCACaaccttttgttgttgttgttgtaatacgTACATACAGAATAATCATAGTGACAAGATGACTAAAAATGTATATCTTCAATACATTTTAGTTTCctgtttgtctatatatatataaaaatacataaaatatatataacaaaaatatataaaaaatataatataatatatattatattatatatatatatatatatataatctcaagTTATGGTAGCTTTCTTAGATTATGGTAGTTAGCTGCATCCTCTGCAGTTTTGTGAATGTGTTTGGGCATTTACcttacataataatttttttttagatgttgaattAATGTagccagcatttaaaaaaatggaacgTTATGAGGAAATCCCCCCTCATTGTCTTATCTGACATTATAGATTTAAGGAAGTAGCTTCTGTTTAAACAGGCCCCTCTCTTGTAAAACCACTTGCCTTTGTAGGGATGCACCTTTCCCTCCTTCATATTCACACTGTCGTCAGGTTGGAGCTGCAGTGACACGTCGCCCACGGCCCCCACGAGTTCAGCAAAGAAATCAGCCACTTCCTCGCAGTCCTCAAGAAGTACATAACGATCCTGACGATTGGTGAAGTAGGAGTCGCTCAGATTGGCCCTGTGTGAGATGAGATCATATCACAGTCGAGTGGGCGAACAAATATTCACCTCCTCCGCTGATCAGAGGCTGCTTGCATGAGCTCCATATGCTCTAAAAACAAACCTAGAACCATGAAAAGCAATAGCTATGGGAATATTTGGTCTGATAGAAATGTTGGTATTCACATCGAAAGCATATTTTAGTTACCCAGCCATAACATATGTGTATGAACATGTCATATCCAATTTTGCTGTGACATATGCAGTTGTACACACCCACTAATAATGAGACTGTTGTCGAAAAGGTATGCCTTGATGTGCTGCACTCCGATGGTTTCATTGAAGCGTTCGGGAACCAGAAGACGCAGCAGTCCTCGCAGGTCAGGTGTGTGGTACAGGGACACTCTCATTTGCTCAGGAAAACGCTGGAGCAGCGGCAGTAACATTGTGCGCGAATTGTGCTTACcttcaaatgaaaaataacagaCGAGGAAATGAGAAGCATGCAATGAATCAGTGCATACATTGAAGTAAGCGTTAGATACACCAATTGGACATTCACACCAAGTTATTATGTAGTATAAAGTCTCTTTAGTTTTGCGTTTTCCGTATTGAAGGAAAGCTGTAAAACAActgtaaaacaaattaaatttatagCCAGTTCCAAGTCCTTCTCTTGTAAATAACCCGTTCTGTCATGAAACCCTAGATGGCACATGTTTATGGGTCGTTTACACAAACTGATGACATTCACAGCATTAAATTACTTGGCACACGCTGATTCGTTCATCTTCCGAGAGTTGTCATGATAAAACAATAGCAAGATATAGCTTTGATACCAAAgtaaacagacataaaaaatACTCTTcacctttttaatatatatatatatatatatatatatatatatatatatatatatatatatatatatatatatatatatatatatatatatatatatatatatatatatatatatgtgtgtgtgtctgtgtgtgtgtgtgtgtgttaatacatttattcagaaagggtgcatgaaaatgatgaaaaaagatggaaaagatattataaatatttcaaatgattatCAAAAGAATCCTCAAAATAAACACCGAATCCTAAAACAATCATGGATTCCtcaataatattaagcagcacaactgtttttaacattgatggtaataataagaaatgcttcatGAGCAGCAAATAGACATatcaggatgatttctgaaggatcacgtgatacTGAAGAGTAAGCTGTTGAACATTTAGCTTTGCCGtcacaagaataaaaataaaaatgtaaaattataataaaaatatatatttttaaatgataatagtattttacaaatattattttttccattgcatttttacagcataaaaggctaaaaaatataataattataaaaataataataaaaacatactgaCCTCAAATAGGTGTTTATGTtatgaccatttttttttaaaagaatatacagCTATTGTAATGGATGTCAATGGAGAAAGATGCTTTGAGAATGGGACACTGCTAACTAAACAAACCTTGACCCCTCGGTGCACTCATACCGTAGGCATCACATCACGTCACTGCTCATTTGCATAGAAAACGATATTGTATGGATTGCCAACAGTTGTTCACACTAGAAATTgccaacacatttaaaaaaaaaaaaaaaaaaaaaaaaaaaaaactctctctttGTGAACACCCTCTCATAATCCTCTCACAATGAGAGTCGTATTCAGAAGATCAAAcagaatctgaaccactaaaattAAGCTCTATGCTGCAATATGATGCCTCAGTTACCATGAAATATTAGATTATGAATTCTTACGACATCATTTTGTGAGTTGTACAGCATATTAAAAGCAGTCAATCGAATGACTAACAGTTCCTGTAAAGTAGTTTGCAAGATATAAGATAAGGGGGGGGCGGATGGTTCGAGGAGTTCTGAACTCAAGCCTACAATTACGAAAACTGGATATCATCCAAAATTACACCCAGGCAGTTATATCAGAATAGACATGGCGTACGCCATGAAACTACGTTAGTCAGTGTTGACAAAGGGAAATGATCACTGGCAGGGGCTTTCCTGTAGGCATTATTTCCTTCTGATGGTTTCTCAGAAAAGTGATCGATCAGATCAGAATGCGCAGAATGTATTTCATAAAGACACAGAAGAACAATACAGAGGGAGGTTAATGAATAAGTTAGAATGCAAGGCTTTGTTCACACAGTACAAAATCTGATCTGGTTTTGAAATCTGATCTTTGGGACTGATTTCAATTCATGAAATCAGATCCACATGTTTGGTGTAGTCAATATCTGATACATATAGTAACGACTTTATAACTCATGGGATGCATCACTATTTCACACAATCATGCATACGGTTTGCCTGTTTCCCTTTCCCCATTCATTCACTTGTGACCATAAATGAGTGATTGAGTGAAAACCACTAAACGATGCgataatgattatattattatatgattatgaTAATTGGATCACAATCCTATGTTTTCCCATTCAGACTACAACAGCTCTAAGGATTTGGGTTGGATACGTTTGAAATGAGTaaaagacagagaaacagaccTCTTGAGCCTCTGGTATAATCCAGCAAAACAGACACTTTGAGATCAGGTACATGATCTTCCTGTGAGCGTTCTAACGCCTCTTCCATGCAATCAACCTTCAGAAGAAATCAGAAAGTCACTGAAAGCAGCTTCTTATTATCCACATTAGACTGACAAGTTTTCATCCTTAAACTAGGGTTAACATGGGTTcgtactatttttaattttttttctacttctGCTACAAGAACCTTATGGCTTGTCTGGCTGGTTTTGCATGTGAACAAGGAAATGCAGTTTAGTGCACACGGAGATGGTGATTACATTCAACTTTTAGATTGAGATTTAGCAAAAACCACCAGATCAAATTCTGTTGATAAAATGTAATTCTGCTGAGGTCATTTTTCAGAATAGGTTTGTGGATTTGACTTCGGTTGTGACATGATCTACTGTTTATTCCTGATAGTATTAATCTTACagcaataaaaatagaaaatgaccTATGCTAAACTTCCCTGAGCAACTTCCTCTTATGTAAAATTCTTAATCAGGCCACAGTTAACTGCACAAAAACAGCCTTTTCCTTCTTAGGATAAGATTTATTTACTGGTCAGTGACCGGAAATGTGTGCAGAAAGGTTACATACGAGGTCTTGCTCTAGTGGTCCTGTGCCCAAATACAGCGAGGCCATTACCACACGACTCTTGGCTGTCTTGATACGAGCCTGGGCAAACAGAAAGAACAACAAACTGAATGAGAAACAATGAGTAAAGCTTTTTTAACAAGATATATTATGGCAGAACAAAGTGATAATAAGAGatttaagaccaaaaaaaaaaataatctttacatAAACAACTAGACAAGTCttctgaaattgtttttttttaatcctacactttattaattttttgagtCATATCTAAATTCAAAGCTATTTTCAAagctaatttataaaaaatacatataaaaatattattatttttacaatattacaaattaaaccTATTAAGTATCTActtggataaaaaataaaaaataaaaaaactcataaAAATAATACCATAAATTATGATGTTTATAATAGTAGTTTGGTTTTATTCAATAAAACATCACCTTCTCGGAAATATCACCCagcataatatattttacaatgacaTGATATAAATTTGACTATAAATAGAAAGGTACTAAATGGAGTGAGATAATATCTGTTTGTAATAAGATTTCAGAGATTTCATTTTTACAACCTTATAGTCATATTTACTGGCAATACAGCTCTCTGAAGTTGCAATTACTTGGCTTACACCCAGTAAATACACacaagcgcgcacacacacacacacacacacactcaagcataCCTTCATAGTCTGATAAAACTCATCAGGTGAGTGGAGGATGCGTATGCGGCCCCCAGGGACCCTGAAAGCAGGTACATAATTAGCAATCCACTGGAACCGAGAATGGAGGCCCTCGGCACCAGTGAAGCCTGGAGGTCTGGAGGAGGCCAGGGGGGCTGAGTCCGCCTCTGCCAGGAGAGGGGCCAAGAGCAGCACAGTGGACCTGCAGGATGACAGGAAGTAAGAGAGAAGTGAGGGGCGGAGAAAACCTTTAATCAGAATCCGAGCCTGGCAAACCCCTTCCACTGCACACGTTTACAGTATTAGTAAATACTGTCAATTCTGGTGGCTGAACAGATACTGAACTGATGCTTGGTTTTTATTTCCTGTTGGCTTTCAAACAATATAATACACAGTGTACACTATTGTGTATTGTtgtcatttagatttttaatatctCTGAAAGAAGACTCTAGTGCTCAcggaagctgcatttatttgatcaaaaatactgtaaaatcagtaatattgtgaaatagttacaatttaaaatgactgtcatatttgaatacatttcaaaaagtaatttattcaacatgtattcatttatattttcagtttattgaAAAGGACAGTTTATCATGTTCTGAATGTactactttgtttaaaaaaacttttcagcTATATTTACTGATTAAAAactaaatacttaattttttgtactttttgctTTGTTCTTTGGAAAATCATCAACACAATCATTTTTACATCTTGGTTTGTCGCCTCTTTCAGAACAGCGcatgaaactgtaataataactCAAAGTAATACTATTCAACTTTTTAATAGCACAAAAAATTATTCCTAAAACAAATGCTGGAGAGATGATTGACTGTGCAACACAGACCTGAAGATTTGATAGTTGTTTTGATTcagaaaaactaaaatttaacCAACAACTTCTCAAAATGTAATTCCCAACTACTCAGAACAGGGTCCTAAGTCCAGCTCCAAATGCAACAAGGTTCAGAAGACAAAGGCAGTAATATGGTCTGCATGACACAGCATGAAGTCTCAAACTTCAGCCCTTCACTCAGATCGACTGCCAAACACCAAGGTCACACCGAGTTCTCTACAACCCAGACGGTGCTTTTCCTCACAGAACCCGGAGTCTCACCGCACACTCCAGCAGATCTCACATAACTCctgagaaaacaaaatgaaaagagGCGCCTCAGACAGCGCCATGACCTTGCGGAGACCGAGCTTAAAACAATCTGAAGGTCAATCAGGGGTGAGTTTACGAATCTATACAAGTTAGCTATCTGCGTCTCTCTGATGCATCAACTCTGCCTTAAAAAACTAGATCCACATTTCAAAGCCTATTACAGATGTCGCATCTGCCTAAACAAGTGAAGAAAATTTAGGAGCAGGCCTTTACTTATATCCCACTGAAAACTGATTTGATTAAAGCCACTTTTTCAGAAGAATGCAAGCAGTGAATGTCTGCTTTGTAAACCAGTGCTTTTAAGTCTTCTTGAATTAACCTTATTCATTGCAATGCACATCTGATAACAGCAGTTTCACAAGAATATACTAAAAGGCCAACTTGGGCTTCATTTTCCATATAccggtaaataaataaataaaagcagcatcTGCTGGTTAACATGAACAAATGTCCATAAATTTGGTGTACTACAGCTGAGCTATCAGATCAGACATGCCTGGATCAGATAACATCGTTTTAATAAAAGCAAGTGAGTCTGATGACAGACCATATCTGATCTTCTGCCTGCACTCTCGCTTATTTAGCTGAAGTTATTAAGTTGATTTATTATCCCAATAACCATTTTAGCAGCTCATTAAAGCGTTAGATAACTCAAAACAAAGGTTATGCCTtcaacattattatcatttaatcaTTCTCATCCTGTTCCAAAACATGTATTACGTAAATTGTGTATGTTGACCACAAACGAATATGTCAATGAGTCACCTTTCGTAGCATTTTAGAGTgaaatttatatttaagaaaGAGGACATAATGTTTACATAATGTAATTAAGCTCACGAACATTAGTAGAGAAAAAACAGCAGCCATCTTAGTGGTCTAATGTTTACGGCTCATATTCTCAAGCTCACTTCAACAACTGTAACTTCACACATGAATCTATGAACTCTCCTTTACACAACCACAAGCTAACATTAGCCAAACACGCTtgactttaatattattatatcgACTGTCATTATGTAATGCAAACGTCTAGTATCATTTACCCTCTCCTCCGCTCATGTGTCCTGAAAAAGCGATCTGTCACCCTCGTAAAAACCCAAGAGAAAGCAGGAGTATACGCAGAGAACACAATTCTTTTCCAAGTCATGGGCGCCGCCATGTTTTCACTGCACTTTGAGTGTGAAAGCTTTATTTAAACACACACGCTGCTGTCGGCGCGTGACGCTTGCAATGGCGTAAACATCTCTACTGAGAGAGGGCCTGCATTATGGGATTCTAATCCCATACTGCAGCACTGACCAGGCATTATTGTGCCTTTGCTGGTTTCTCATCTTTCTATACGTTTTTATCGATGCTTAACAATGCCATAAATTATTTATCGTGCACTGCACCTTCCCTATTTACATTTGAACTGACCTCTCCAATTTGAAGATATTTATAAAAGCCTTACACAAGATATCATAACACAATACAATTTCTGCTAGAGTACATACATGAATGCCCCCCccccgcacacacacattcagtgttTCCTAAAATTTGCATtgaaacattctttttttaatttattaaattatctgTATATTGTCTTATTTCAACAGTGTATGCGGTTATAATGTGGAACTAAATGCATAAGAGgagagaaaatataattaaatatatcacATGTGAGTAATTTTAGCATACATTTGAAGCTATTTCTTTTCAAACCTCCAGTTAAAATTCTGATCTGCATCCTTATTTGAATCATaataaattaaactattaaatcatatttcaataaattataaGCATTTATGGTTAGATGCTATAGCTATAGATtcatttagattagattagattagattagattagattagattagattagattagaaatGGCTCTCTACTTGTACTCTGCACAGTGACTGTGTGATTTTAATCATTATACGACATATACAATAAATTATGGATTCACGTGCTCCATAAATATTCAaaggctctgatcagtgaatctaTTATTGCAAGAATATCCCCGATGTTTTATTGGGGTCTTTTGGAAGGTGGTCTACTGCTGTCATCCTATAGATGGCGTATGAAACAAACACAGCACAGTGTGTTTGAGTCGAGTCAGCCTTGTGCATACTGCTATACTatgctatactatactatactatactgatctttactatactatactatactgatctttactatactatactatactatactatactactaCATAGAAAAATGTATACTTAACTTTATAGTATAGACTTGCATTCTATTTCGAATAACCTTATGTAACATAAGTCCCAGTTTTTCGTGAAATCATATttt includes these proteins:
- the LOC113055946 gene encoding CDP-diacylglycerol--glycerol-3-phosphate 3-phosphatidyltransferase, mitochondrial-like, with amino-acid sequence MAAPMTWKRIVFSAYTPAFSWVFTRVTDRFFRTHERRRGSTVLLLAPLLAEADSAPLASSRPPGFTGAEGLHSRFQWIANYVPAFRVPGGRIRILHSPDEFYQTMKARIKTAKSRVVMASLYLGTGPLEQDLVDCMEEALERSQEDHVPDLKVSVLLDYTRGSRGKHNSRTMLLPLLQRFPEQMRVSLYHTPDLRGLLRLLVPERFNETIGVQHIKAYLFDNSLIISGANLSDSYFTNRQDRYVLLEDCEEVADFFAELVGAVGDVSLQLQPDDSVNMKEGKVHPYKGSRAEFSASAQSRIMEVVNTARVQQSMQEAECSDVLDSDRTEPNDTWIFPLVQMKPLGIHLDEQVTQRLLIEAGGDSVVYLTSGYFNLTRTYMQLVLGAAADYRILMASPEVNGFFGAKGVAGAIPEAYVHLARQFYNKVYQLGQQSRVHLHEYHRPNWTFHAKGLWYYVEGRDLPCLTLIGSPNFGYRSVHRDLEAQIAIVTENEELQMQLQQEQEMLYQSSTQVSDSTFNQPDRHVKLWVQLVTPLIKNFF